One genomic segment of Spirochaetota bacterium includes these proteins:
- the rsgA gene encoding ribosome small subunit-dependent GTPase A, with product MYENEIRAEGPVTGKVIKVYGLYYLVRHDGGSVNCVLRGKLRQRKDLGRFSDPVAVGDMVEFELQDPQSGTIHDVLPRKTVFSRKEKGRNKREDIIASNIDQIVVIQSFRQPGLNLRFVDRLSVRGAVGGIATVLCINKADLADQETVDYVGEYYANAPIDVVMVSALNGENLEFLKEMLDTKTSLLVGYSGVGKSTLMNKLYKGLDLRVAEVSPSTGKGRHTTTNVEVVYTGGDTSIIDTPGLREFGLMDIEPHLAGEYFYEFRERGKECQFIPCTHDHEPGCAVKHLLEEGYIHEDRYESYLNILADIRSYRERKYQ from the coding sequence TTGTATGAAAACGAGATACGGGCTGAAGGCCCGGTGACGGGCAAGGTCATAAAGGTTTACGGGCTGTATTACCTGGTCCGGCACGACGGGGGCAGCGTGAATTGCGTGCTGCGGGGGAAGCTGCGCCAGAGGAAAGACCTGGGCAGGTTCAGCGATCCGGTCGCGGTGGGAGACATGGTGGAGTTCGAGCTCCAGGATCCCCAGTCCGGCACCATTCACGACGTGCTTCCCCGGAAGACCGTGTTTTCGCGCAAGGAAAAGGGCCGCAACAAGCGCGAGGACATCATCGCGAGCAATATCGACCAGATCGTGGTGATACAGTCGTTCCGCCAGCCGGGCCTGAACCTCCGGTTCGTCGACCGGCTCTCGGTACGCGGTGCCGTGGGGGGCATCGCGACGGTGCTCTGCATCAACAAGGCGGACCTGGCGGACCAGGAGACGGTCGACTACGTCGGGGAGTACTACGCAAACGCGCCCATAGACGTCGTGATGGTGAGCGCACTCAACGGCGAAAACCTGGAATTCCTGAAGGAGATGCTGGACACGAAGACCTCGCTCCTGGTGGGTTATTCGGGCGTGGGGAAGTCCACCCTCATGAACAAGCTCTACAAGGGCCTTGACCTCAGGGTCGCGGAGGTTTCGCCGAGCACGGGGAAGGGCAGGCATACCACCACCAACGTTGAAGTCGTCTACACCGGCGGGGATACCTCGATCATAGACACACCGGGCTTGCGCGAATTCGGGCTCATGGATATCGAGCCCCACCTGGCGGGGGAATACTTCTACGAGTTCCGCGAGCGGGGAAAAGAATGCCAGTTCATTCCGTGCACCCACGACCACGAACCGGGATGCGCGGTGAAGCATCTGCTGGAAGAGGGCTATATCCACGAGGACCGGTACGAATCCTACCTGAATATCCTCGCGGACATTCGCAGCTACAGGGAGCGGAAATACCAGTGA
- a CDS encoding ATP-binding cassette domain-containing protein codes for MPVHSVHPRPRTGMRGEASAGRGLYPRGPVRILPEYPRGHSQLQGAEIPVIAVTGLAVGFDGRTVLDGIDLEVERGELMAVLGKNGCGKSVLLKTIAGLVAGYEGRILIDGFDMRGYVPRAGERGSRPPFTLAYVFQKGGLFDSMNVFDNVAFGLRRRGETEDDIVRKVTESLSRVGLGGSEEKLPSELSGGMQKRVGLARAMCLNPEVILYDDPTAGLDPILSDSIADLILEITRAYRTTSIVVTHDLAVVRKISHSVALMYGGKIACRAATGDFFSRGNEFARQFIDGEMEGPIDIF; via the coding sequence ATGCCAGTTCATTCCGTGCACCCACGACCACGAACCGGGATGCGCGGTGAAGCATCTGCTGGAAGAGGGCTATATCCACGAGGACCGGTACGAATCCTACCTGAATATCCTCGCGGACATTCGCAGCTACAGGGAGCGGAAATACCAGTGATCGCGGTGACGGGACTTGCGGTGGGATTCGACGGGCGCACGGTGCTGGACGGCATCGATCTCGAGGTGGAGCGCGGCGAGCTCATGGCCGTGCTCGGCAAGAACGGATGCGGGAAATCGGTGCTGCTCAAGACCATCGCGGGTCTTGTCGCGGGTTACGAGGGACGCATCCTCATCGACGGGTTCGACATGAGGGGATACGTTCCGCGCGCGGGGGAGCGGGGATCGCGTCCCCCGTTCACCCTGGCGTACGTGTTCCAGAAAGGGGGACTCTTCGACTCCATGAACGTGTTCGACAACGTGGCGTTCGGCCTGAGGAGGCGCGGAGAGACGGAGGACGATATAGTGCGAAAGGTGACCGAATCGCTCTCCCGCGTGGGACTGGGCGGGAGCGAGGAAAAGCTTCCCTCCGAGCTTTCGGGCGGCATGCAGAAACGGGTGGGACTCGCGCGCGCCATGTGCCTCAACCCGGAGGTCATACTCTACGACGATCCGACCGCGGGGCTGGATCCCATACTCTCGGACTCGATTGCCGACCTTATCCTGGAAATCACCCGTGCGTACCGGACGACCTCCATCGTGGTCACCCATGACCTGGCAGTTGTGCGCAAGATATCGCATTCGGTCGCGCTCATGTACGGGGGGAAAATCGCCTGCCGCGCGGCGACGGGGGATTTCTTCTCCCGGGGAAACGAATTCGCCCGGCAGTTCATTGACGGGGAAATGGAGGGGCCCATTGACATCTTTTAA
- a CDS encoding GNAT family N-acetyltransferase, with translation MHRYLEGLKARHPEKFAPESEIFRAIRRGNSIFIGSSCAEPQYLLKSLVRHVENSSTDIFGAEVIHVWALGVAPYADKRFERHFRHKSFFISDSSRQTINSGLGDYTPIFLSEIPGLFKRGIITIDVALIQVSLPYTDNWVSLGVSVDIVKAAVENARLVIAQVNSRMPCVYGDSMVHADRLDFILQHDEELLEYDPGPTDEVSERIGGYIARIVQDGDTIQVGYGSMPNAILASLREKHDLGVHTELLTDGVIDLMRRGVVTNAKKHHDRGRTVAAFCMGSRDTYDFLHENSAFEFRPIDYTNNPFVIATQGNITAINSALQIDLTGQSTAESIGMQHYSGVGGQADFMRGASLSPRGKSVLALRSTSNDGKHSRIVPRLDGGASTTLVRGDVHYVVTEHGIAHLHAKNLRERAMSLIAIAAPEFRPWLIEEAKRMGLIHREQAFIPGKAGEYPGHLEAYKTTPGGFTIFLRPVKIADETLIRNFFYALLDKGMYARFFANMDYIPRETIQDWFIIDYTRELVMLATITADSVESILGMCRYVVDSRSHTAAVSFAVRDDFQNRGIGTLLAAYLKNIALKEGLLGFTATVLFENKVMLHLFDRMGFTITSSAGGIHRLDLMFDRDRDPIIG, from the coding sequence ATGCACAGGTACCTTGAGGGCCTGAAGGCCCGGCACCCCGAAAAGTTCGCTCCTGAAAGCGAGATTTTCCGGGCCATACGCAGGGGAAATTCGATTTTTATCGGCTCGTCGTGCGCGGAACCCCAGTATCTCCTGAAATCGCTTGTCCGGCATGTCGAAAACTCCTCGACGGATATCTTCGGCGCGGAGGTCATCCACGTGTGGGCCCTGGGTGTGGCCCCCTACGCCGACAAGCGCTTCGAACGGCATTTTCGCCACAAGTCCTTTTTTATCAGCGACAGCTCGCGGCAGACCATAAACAGCGGCCTGGGCGACTACACCCCCATTTTTCTCTCGGAGATTCCCGGGCTTTTCAAGCGCGGGATCATCACGATAGACGTGGCGCTCATTCAGGTTTCGCTCCCGTATACTGATAACTGGGTGAGCCTGGGGGTGAGCGTCGATATCGTTAAGGCCGCGGTAGAGAACGCGAGGCTCGTGATCGCCCAGGTGAATTCCAGGATGCCCTGCGTGTACGGCGACTCGATGGTGCACGCGGACCGGCTTGATTTCATCCTACAGCACGACGAGGAGCTGCTCGAGTACGATCCAGGACCGACGGATGAAGTATCCGAAAGGATCGGGGGGTATATCGCGCGCATCGTTCAGGACGGCGACACGATCCAGGTCGGATACGGCAGCATGCCCAACGCGATCCTCGCGAGCCTGCGCGAAAAGCACGACCTTGGCGTGCATACCGAGCTCCTCACCGACGGCGTCATCGACCTGATGCGGCGCGGCGTTGTCACCAATGCGAAGAAACATCACGATCGCGGGAGGACGGTCGCCGCGTTTTGCATGGGCTCCAGGGACACGTATGACTTTCTGCACGAAAATTCCGCCTTCGAATTCAGGCCCATCGATTACACGAACAATCCCTTCGTGATCGCCACCCAGGGAAACATTACGGCGATCAACTCCGCGCTCCAGATCGATCTCACCGGACAGTCGACCGCGGAATCGATCGGGATGCAACATTACAGCGGGGTGGGGGGACAGGCGGATTTCATGCGCGGCGCGTCGCTCTCGCCTCGCGGCAAATCGGTGCTGGCGCTCCGCTCGACGTCAAACGACGGGAAGCATTCCCGCATAGTGCCCCGCCTGGACGGGGGTGCGAGCACGACCCTGGTGCGCGGGGACGTGCACTACGTCGTAACGGAGCACGGCATCGCCCACCTGCACGCGAAGAACCTGCGCGAGCGGGCGATGTCGCTCATCGCCATAGCGGCGCCCGAATTCCGGCCCTGGCTCATCGAGGAGGCGAAGCGCATGGGGCTGATACACCGGGAACAGGCGTTTATACCGGGGAAGGCCGGGGAATACCCCGGGCACCTCGAGGCGTACAAGACCACCCCGGGAGGTTTTACGATATTCCTTCGCCCCGTGAAAATCGCCGATGAAACGCTTATCAGGAATTTTTTCTACGCGCTTTTGGACAAGGGCATGTACGCCCGCTTCTTCGCGAACATGGACTATATCCCCCGCGAGACCATTCAGGACTGGTTTATAATCGACTACACGCGCGAGCTTGTCATGCTCGCGACCATCACCGCGGATTCGGTTGAGTCGATCCTGGGGATGTGCCGGTACGTCGTCGACAGCCGCTCCCATACCGCCGCGGTCTCGTTCGCGGTTCGGGACGATTTCCAGAACCGCGGAATCGGTACCCTGCTTGCCGCATATTTAAAGAACATTGCATTAAAAGAAGGACTTCTCGGGTTCACCGCGACAGTCCTTTTTGAGAACAAGGTCATGCTCCACCTCTTCGACAGGATGGGCTTCACCATTACGAGTTCCGCGGGCGGCATCCACCGGCTTGATCTCATGTTCGACCGGGACCGCGACCCGATTATTGGTTGA
- a CDS encoding threonine/serine exporter — MINTALQVAYALLGSLGFGLLFNVGGSALPLSALGGGVGWGTFLAVSALSGRKVLAFFLASAVLSVYAEAVAHRRGDPVTIYLVPALIPLVPGSGMYYTVYEVIQGNPERATALFLETFSIAFVIALGVALASSMAALVRRARK; from the coding sequence ATGATTAATACCGCGCTTCAGGTTGCCTACGCGCTTCTCGGTTCCCTCGGTTTCGGGCTGCTCTTTAATGTAGGGGGGAGCGCGCTGCCGCTCTCCGCGCTCGGGGGAGGCGTGGGGTGGGGAACGTTCCTCGCGGTTTCCGCGCTCTCCGGCAGGAAGGTGCTGGCATTTTTCCTTGCCTCGGCGGTACTTTCCGTGTACGCGGAGGCGGTAGCGCACAGGCGCGGCGACCCCGTGACCATCTACCTTGTCCCTGCGCTTATCCCCCTGGTACCCGGCAGCGGGATGTATTATACCGTCTACGAGGTCATCCAGGGAAACCCGGAACGGGCGACCGCCCTGTTCCTGGAAACGTTTTCCATAGCCTTCGTCATCGCGCTGGGCGTCGCGCTCGCCTCATCCATGGCGGCCCTGGTCCGGCGCGCACGAAAGTAA
- a CDS encoding threonine/serine exporter codes for MKRNARIPHHDPSPPAPGRPVLDAHRILYLASEAGKILLQNGAEIHRVEATINRVAAAYGLEETESFVTPTGIMVSTVDTRGDTITRIRNIESRTVNLGKIAGVNELVGSIADRAHRPLSPDLLESGLMSIGDARPVNRALRLAAAATAAASFTLMFGGGPWEVAAGAVSGLFARLASEFLSGLGVNDFFMNMCGSALVTLLCTMLALPGLLARPDLSIIGALMLFVPGLAITNAIRDTLAGDLLSGVARGTEAVFVAIAVASGSGIALEIGALARRALLS; via the coding sequence ATGAAGAGAAACGCACGCATACCGCATCATGATCCCTCGCCGCCCGCCCCCGGGCGCCCGGTGCTTGACGCGCATCGCATCCTGTACCTCGCCTCCGAGGCGGGGAAGATCCTGCTGCAAAACGGCGCCGAAATTCACCGGGTGGAGGCAACCATCAACCGCGTCGCCGCGGCCTACGGGCTGGAAGAAACGGAGAGTTTCGTGACGCCCACCGGGATCATGGTATCAACCGTGGACACCAGGGGCGATACCATAACGCGCATCCGCAATATCGAGTCGCGCACGGTAAACCTTGGAAAGATCGCCGGGGTGAACGAGCTTGTCGGCTCGATAGCGGACCGCGCTCACCGGCCCCTTTCCCCCGATCTCCTGGAAAGCGGGCTTATGTCCATCGGGGATGCGCGTCCGGTCAACCGGGCGCTCCGCCTCGCCGCCGCCGCGACGGCGGCGGCCTCGTTTACGCTCATGTTCGGCGGGGGCCCCTGGGAGGTTGCCGCGGGCGCCGTTTCGGGACTGTTCGCGAGGCTCGCCTCCGAGTTCCTCTCCGGGCTCGGGGTGAACGATTTTTTCATGAACATGTGCGGGAGCGCACTCGTCACCCTGCTGTGCACCATGCTCGCCCTCCCGGGCCTGCTGGCGCGGCCGGACCTTTCAATCATAGGGGCGCTCATGCTCTTCGTCCCGGGGCTCGCGATTACCAACGCTATCCGTGACACGCTCGCGGGCGATCTCCTCTCGGGCGTCGCGCGCGGGACCGAGGCCGTCTTCGTCGCGATCGCGGTCGCGTCCGGCTCCGGGATCGCCCTCGAGATCGGCGCGCTTGCACGAAGGGCCCTGCTGTCATGA
- the ilvD gene encoding dihydroxy-acid dehydratase → MRSDLMKKGLQKAPHRSLFRATGLTDEELARPIIGIANSANEIIPGHIHLDSLVAAVKKGVIAAGGTPLEFSTIGVCDGIAMNHSGMKYSLGSRELIADSIEIMAMGHPFDGLVLVPNCDKIIPGMIIAAVKMDIPAILVSGGPMLAGRLHGKVVSVSNMFEAVGKVAKNLMSPDELYELECAACPGAGSCAGLFTANSMNCLSEALGLALPYNGTIPAVMADRIRLAKAAGGQILELVKKKITPRTIVTRKAIENALAVDMAIGGSSNTALHIPAIAHYAGIDLTLKDINPISEKTPHLCTLSPAGPHHMEDLHDAGGVPAVMNELLKHGLLHPGCMTVTGKTVAKNVEGREIENREVIRPVDKPVHRDGGLAVLTGNIAPDGCIVKQGAVDPTMLRRKGTARVFTSEEDAVKAIMADKIAKGDVVVIIYEGPQGGPGMREMLTPTSIIAGMGMDKDVALITDGRFSGATRGAAIGHISPEAMAGGPIAIVRDGDIIEIDIPGKSINVKLSDAEIKERLAKWKAPKPKITKGYMARYAKLVSSADRGAVFES, encoded by the coding sequence ATGAGAAGCGATTTGATGAAGAAGGGACTCCAGAAGGCGCCACACCGTTCGCTCTTCCGCGCGACCGGCCTCACCGACGAGGAGCTTGCGCGTCCCATCATAGGCATCGCGAACTCCGCGAACGAGATCATACCCGGCCACATCCACCTGGACTCGCTGGTCGCCGCCGTGAAAAAGGGCGTGATCGCCGCCGGGGGAACGCCGCTCGAGTTCTCCACGATTGGCGTGTGCGACGGGATCGCGATGAACCATTCGGGCATGAAATACAGCCTGGGCTCGCGCGAGCTCATCGCCGACTCGATCGAGATCATGGCGATGGGACACCCCTTTGACGGCCTGGTCCTGGTCCCCAACTGCGACAAGATCATACCGGGCATGATCATCGCCGCGGTCAAGATGGACATCCCCGCTATCCTCGTGAGCGGCGGCCCCATGCTTGCGGGCCGCCTCCACGGGAAGGTCGTATCGGTTTCCAACATGTTCGAGGCGGTCGGGAAGGTCGCGAAGAACCTCATGTCGCCCGACGAGCTCTACGAGCTCGAATGCGCAGCGTGCCCGGGCGCAGGCTCCTGCGCGGGGCTCTTCACCGCGAACTCGATGAACTGCCTCTCGGAGGCCCTGGGGCTCGCCCTCCCCTACAACGGGACCATCCCCGCCGTCATGGCCGACCGCATACGGCTCGCCAAGGCGGCAGGGGGTCAGATACTCGAATTGGTCAAAAAGAAAATCACCCCCCGCACAATCGTGACGCGCAAGGCGATAGAGAACGCCCTGGCGGTCGACATGGCCATCGGCGGATCGTCGAACACGGCGCTGCATATCCCCGCGATCGCGCATTACGCGGGGATAGACCTCACGCTTAAGGACATCAATCCGATCTCCGAAAAGACGCCGCACCTGTGCACCCTCTCGCCCGCTGGCCCGCACCACATGGAGGACCTGCACGACGCGGGCGGCGTCCCCGCCGTCATGAACGAGCTCCTGAAACACGGGCTCCTGCATCCCGGCTGCATGACCGTCACCGGCAAGACCGTGGCGAAAAACGTGGAGGGCCGCGAGATCGAGAACCGGGAGGTCATACGGCCCGTCGACAAGCCCGTACACCGGGACGGGGGACTTGCGGTCCTCACCGGTAACATCGCGCCGGACGGCTGTATCGTCAAGCAGGGGGCAGTGGATCCGACCATGCTCAGGCGCAAGGGCACGGCGCGCGTGTTCACCTCCGAGGAGGACGCCGTGAAGGCGATCATGGCAGACAAGATCGCAAAGGGCGACGTCGTAGTCATCATCTACGAGGGTCCGCAGGGCGGGCCCGGCATGAGGGAGATGCTCACGCCCACCTCCATCATCGCGGGAATGGGCATGGACAAGGACGTCGCGCTCATCACCGACGGGCGCTTCTCCGGCGCCACGCGCGGGGCCGCGATCGGCCACATCTCGCCGGAGGCTATGGCGGGCGGTCCCATCGCGATCGTGCGCGACGGCGACATTATCGAGATCGATATCCCAGGAAAGTCGATAAACGTGAAGCTTTCGGACGCGGAGATTAAGGAGCGGCTGGCAAAATGGAAGGCGCCCAAACCCAAGATTACGAAGGGTTACATGGCGCGTTACGCGAAGCTGGTAAGCTCAGCCGACAGGGGCGCGGTGTTTGAGTCGTAG
- a CDS encoding cold-shock protein produces MPKGVTKWFNEKKGFGFISSDDGGDVFVHFSGIKKDGFKTLVEGERVEFEIENGDKGPRAVSVRPAE; encoded by the coding sequence ATGCCTAAAGGTGTCACGAAATGGTTTAACGAGAAGAAGGGTTTCGGATTCATCTCGAGCGACGACGGCGGCGACGTATTCGTTCACTTCTCGGGTATAAAGAAAGACGGGTTCAAGACCCTTGTGGAAGGGGAGAGGGTTGAGTTCGAAATTGAGAATGGAGACAAGGGACCTCGCGCCGTTTCGGTAAGGCCCGCGGAATAA
- a CDS encoding PilZ domain-containing protein translates to MTAVRRREGIPGTGEDYFCAPPDMDARHRCVLKNISATGACVASKRALKKDDMIYLHVRGREGGLLKSRVVWKTRNTYGLLFSLESSEDFDSISRIMNAIHTGAATTS, encoded by the coding sequence ATGACCGCGGTGCGGCGCCGGGAGGGAATTCCCGGGACAGGCGAGGACTATTTCTGCGCCCCGCCCGACATGGACGCGCGGCACCGTTGTGTGCTTAAAAATATATCGGCCACGGGGGCCTGTGTAGCCTCGAAACGCGCGCTTAAAAAGGACGACATGATTTACCTTCACGTACGCGGCAGAGAGGGGGGATTGCTCAAATCCAGGGTGGTGTGGAAGACAAGGAACACCTACGGCCTTCTCTTTTCCCTCGAATCCAGCGAAGACTTCGACTCTATAAGCCGCATCATGAACGCCATTCATACCGGCGCAGCAACTACGTCATGA